The Edwardsiella tarda ATCC 15947 = NBRC 105688 region CGGGTGATGTTCCACTTACCATCCTTAAAGTCGACGCGGTAATCGGTGGCCTGCACCTTGTCGATGTCCTCGTAGCTGGCCGACAGTGAAGCCTTAGAGGTGTTATTGCCATTGGCCAGGCTTTCCGGTTGCGCGAAACCGAACAGATCACCGCCCTTCTCGCCGTTGAGATCCACCCCTTCGGCCTGCACCTGATTAAAGGCATGCGCCATGCTCAGCGCAATCTGCCCCAACTGGTTGCGGGTGTTATCTAGCGCCTCGCTGCGGAAACGGTAGACGCCCGCCAGGCTGCCGCCACGGATGCGCGCTTCCGGCACTTCGCTCAGACCATTACCCCGATCATAAGCCAGTGTGGTACGAGACGGATCACTGCTGGAAGGCACCGCCTTCACACCATAGGCATCACCCCCTTGCACCAGAGAGAGACCACCGGCAAAGGAGATGTTCATCGCCCCATCCTGCATGCTGATATCGACATCAATGATCTGATTCAGCTCGCTGGCCATCTGGTCGCGTTGATCCAAGAGATCGTTGGGGGCGGTGCCGCCGCTGGCACCCGTCAGTTCGGAGATGCGGTTATTCAGACTCGCGATCTGCTTGGCATAATCGTTGATCTGCTCGGCGCTATTACTCACCGTCAGGTTCGTGTTGCTTTCCAGATTACGCAGATAGGCATCGGTGGTCTTAAATTGAGCCGTCAGGCCATTCGCGTTGGAGATCACCGTCTGGCGCGCGGCAGAGTCGCTCGGATAACTGACCAGGTTCTGCAGATTTTTAAAGAAATTCTGCATGTTGGCAGACAAACTGTTAGTGCTATCCGCCAACAGATCATCAATCTGTGAGATCTGTTGATGATAGGTCGCCGTCGTCGCCAATGTACTCTGCCCCTGACGCAGCTGATTCACGATAAACTGGTTATATTCGCGGTTAATCCCGCTGACCACCACGCCGTTGCCGATAAAACCGGCCGGGGTGCTGGTGCCATTATTTTCGGCGAAGCTGACGCTCTGGCGATTATAACCGGCAGTGTATACGTGGTTGATGTTATTGCTGGTGACAGCCAGCGCCGTCTGCGCGGCGTTCAATCCGCTCATTGCGTTATTAATTAAGTTGGCCATGCGGTTTCCTATGCGCTAAAAAAGCCTGCCGCCAGGACCGGCGGGCTTTTACTATTATTTTTTGTATCGGCAGGGGGAGAAAAAACTTGAATCTTTTTTGTGGCACTCATCCCGGGTAACCGCCACATTCAGCGCCGGAGACGCGCGCCGCAGCACACGCTCCATGCGGTGAAAAATAAATCAAAACAAGTTGGCCAGATCGTGGGTATAGGCTTGAACGACCCGCTGGCCAGCCTGTTTGATCTGGCCGATCAGCTGAACCAGCTTATTGGCGTAATGCGGATCGGTCGCGTAACCGGCACGCTGCAAGGCATGAGCCGCCTGCTCTGGGGTATCGGCGTTCACCACCGCGGCATAACGTGGATTGTTCGTCAGCAGGCCGATATAGTCGTTGATCGCCTCAAAGTAAGAGCCATACACCCGGAAACGGGCACGGGTCTTCACCGCGACCCCATTCTCATACTCGGTGGTCGTCACCTCGGTCGTCGGCCCTTCCCAATTCTTGCCCGCCTTGATGCCGAACAGGTTATAGCTGCGTCCGCCGTGCGCCATCGGGATCTCACGCTGCCCCCACCCCGACTCCAATGCGGCCTGTGCCATGATCAGCTGATGCGGGATCCCGCTCTGCCGACTGGCCAACTGTGCCGGTAGGCTCAGTTGGGCCATAAACTCACCATTGCTGTTAGGCAATGGCAAGGCCGAGCCAGTCTGCGGAATACGGGGCATGGCGCGGCGCATCACCTGCTCCAATGCCCGTACCGGCATACTGTTGATCGTTTCCCCATCCAGCGCCATCGGCGCGACGCCCACGCTGTCCGGGATCGCCGACTGGGGATGATGGGCGCCACGCATCTGCTTATACAGCATATCGGCGATCCCCATCCCCTTCCCCGCCGCCATCTCCTGGGCGACCTGCTGGTCGTACAGCGAGGTATAGAGGCGACTCTGCTCGCTGTCGAGCAGCCCCTCCTGCGGCGTCGCCTGGCGCATGCTCTTCAGCATCATCTGGAGAAACATGCCCTCCATCTGACGCGCCGTCTCGCGCAGCGCCTTATCGGAACCACTGGCTGCACTGTATTTCAGCGAGTTAAGCGCCTGCGCATCGTAGGCGGCGCTGCTAAACGCCAGGCTATCGTCGGCCATTAGATGATCTCCAACTTGGCGCGCAAGCAGCCTGCGCTCTGCATCGCTTGCAGGATCGACATCAGATCGTTCGGCGTCGCACCCAAGGCGTTCAACGCACGCACCACACTATTCAGATTGGCGCCTGCCCGAACCTGATGCAGCGAGCCGCCACCCTGATTGACCGAGATCTGCGTGTTCGGCGTCACCACCGTCTGACCGCCAGCAAACGGCGTATTCGGTTGACTGACGTTCATCTGGCGATCGACCACCACCGACAGGCTTCCCTGAGCGACGGCGCACGAATCCAGTTCGACGTTGCGGTTCATCACCACCGAGCCGGTACGCGAGTTGATGATCACCTTGGCGTCGAAGGTGCCGACATTAACCTCGATATTCTGGATGTTCGCCAAGACGCGCACCTGATTGCTACCGCCCTGCGGCACCAGTACCTGCACGGTACGGGCATCCAGCGGCGTGGCGGCCCCCAAGCCGTTGGCGCGGTTAATCGCATCGCTGATACGCTGCGCCAGAGAGAAGTCCTCGTTGTTCAGCTCCAGGTTAATGACGTTACCGTTGCCGAAGGTGGTCGGTACCGCGCGTTCGATAGTGGCACCGCCGCTGATACGTCCCCCCGACAACTGATTCACCTGTACGCTGCTGCCGCCGGCCGAAGCCCCGGCCCCACCGACCAGCACGTTGCCCTGCGCTAAGGCATACACCTGGTTGTCGACCCCTTTCAGCGGGGTCATCAACAGTGTCCCGCCGCGCAGGCTCTTAGCATTACCCATCGAGGAGACCACCACATCGATGGCCTGCCCCGGCTTGGCGAAGGGGGGCAGATTGGCGGTGACCATCACCGCCGCCACGTTCTTCAACTGCATGTTGGTGCCAGCAGGCACGGTGATCCCCAGCTGCGACAACATGTTGTTGAGGCTCTGCGTGGTAAACGGCGTCTGCATGGTCTGGTCGCCGGTACCATCCAGCCCGACCACCAGGCCGTAGCCGATCAGGGCGTTATTACGCACGCCCTGGATAGAGGTGAGATCGCGAATACGCTCAGCCCACGCGCCCTGGCTCACCAGCCCGAGCGCCAGTAACAGGCCGCCGAGCCAAACGCTGGCGCGACGCCAGCGCGGGGATTGTCTAACGTTACCCATAGCCAAATACCTATTAATAGGGGGAGAGATTGAGGAAGAAACGCTGCATCCAGCCCATGTTCTGAGCCTCATTGATATAGCCGCTGCCGACATATTCGATGCGAGCATCGGCCACCTGCGTCGATGGCACCGAGTTATTGCCACTGATGGTGCGCGGATTGACGACGCCGGAGAAGCGGATATATTCGGTGCCTTGGTTGATGGCGATCTGCTTCTCACCGACCACCTTCAGGTTGCCGTTGGACAGGACATCGGCCACGGTGACGGTGATGGTTCCGCTAAAGGTGTTGTTGGCGTTGGCGCCCCCTTTACCGTTGAACTGGTTCTCGCCGTTGACCTCCATGTTGGCGCGCGCGTTGCCGAATAACCCTTCCAGATAGCGCGGCACGGTGGCGAAGTCGAACTTCGAGCCGCCATTACGGCTGGCATTCGCCGAGGAGCTCTTACTGGCGCTGACATTCTCCTGCAATACGATGGTCAGGATGTCACCGATATTACGCGGGCGGCGATCCTCAAACAGCGGCTGATAGCCGTAGTTCATCGGCTGTACGCCTTGGAAGATGGAGCCATTGGCACGAGGCGGCGTCGCCGGTGCCGGCGTGGCAGTCGTCGGCCCGGTCACCACCTGGTCGTGGGGAATATAGGCGCAGCCCGACAACGCCAGCGCACATAACAGCGCGATTCCCGAATGTCTTTGCATCGTTTTTCTGCCTTTTTCTGCCATTAACGTCGATTTACGCTACCTCTGGCGCTGGCGCACGCCGACCCCACACTCGGGGTCGGCCGCACATTACAGCTGCGTCAGACGCTGAAGCATCTGATCGGAGGTGCTGATCGCCTTACTGTTGATTTCATAGGCGCGTTGAGTCTGGATCATGTTGACCAGCTCTTCGGCCACGTTGACGTTAGAGGTCTCGACATAGCCCTGGTACAACAAACCCGCGCCATTCAGCCCTGGGGTGCTCTCTGTCGGGGCACCGGAGCTGTCGGTCTCTTGGTAGAGGTTCTCACCCACACTCTCCAGACCGGCATCGTTAATAAAGGTGCTCAGCGTCAGCTGACCGACCTGCTGCGCCGCCGCCTGTCCCTGTACGGTGACGCTGACGATGCCATCGCGACCGATGGTCATGCTGGTGGCGTTGGCCGGGATGGTGATCGCCGGAGAGACCTGAAAACCGCTGGCGGTCACCAGTTGGCCGTTCTGGTCAACCTGGAATGAACCATCGCGGGTATAGGCCTGGCTGCCGTCTGGCAGGGTGACTTGGAAGAAACCCTGCCCCTTGATCGCCACATCCTTACTATTGTTGGTCTGTGACAGGTTCCCCTGGCTGTGCAGGCGCTCGGTGGCGACCGGACGAACACCGGTCCCCAGCTGCAAGCCGGAAGGCAGGGTGGTTTGCTCGGAGGACTGGGCGCCCGGCTGACGCAGGGTCTGATACAGCAGGTCCTCAAACACCGCCCGCTGGCGCTTAAATCCGTTGGTGCTGACGTTGGCCAGGTTGTTGGCGATCACGTCCATGTTGGTTTGCTGGGCTTCCAGCCCGGTCTTGGCGATGTATAGTGATCGGATCATGATAACTCCCGCGCTGTTAGCTCAGTGATAACAGCTGATTGGCTTTCTGTTCGTTGTCATCCACGCTGCGGATGACCTTCATCTGCATCTCAAAACGGCGGGCGTTAGTGATCATGTTCACCATCGCCTCGACCGGTTGGACGTTACTGCCTTCCAACACGCCCGGCATCACCTTCAGCGTCGGATCCAGCGGCAACTGGGCGCCGCGCTGTTGCTCGGCCTCCGGCGTCAGATGAAACAGGCCATCATCGCCATGCACCACCTCCTGAGCGCTGGCCTTGACCAGCTTCAGACGGCCGATCTGGGTGGTGGCATTCGGCTTATCGCCCGCCCCTAGTGCGGTGATGGTGCCGTCGGCGGCGATGGTCAACTGCGCCCGATCGGGCACGGCGATCGGGCCGTTGTCGCCCATCACCAGGTGCCCCTGCGCAGTCAGCATCCCCTGCGGGTTAATCTGCAGGCTACCGTTACGGGTGTAAGCCTCGGAGCCGTCAGGCATCTGCACGGCGAGCCAGCCGTCTTGCTGCAATGCGACGTCTAATGGGCGCTCGGTATAGTCCAGCTTGCCCATACTCAGATCGTGCATCGGCGTCGAGGCGGTGACCAGGGTACGGGTCTCCAGCGACTCGCCATCGACCGGCACGGCGCGCAACGCCGCCAGCTGGGCACGGAAGCCTGGCGTGGTGGAGTTGGCCATGTTGTTGGCCGCGATGGCCTGCTGATTCAGCGTCTGGCTGGCAGCCCCCATCGCGGTATAAATCGCGTGATCCATTTAACTCGTCTCGTCATGCCGCCCGCGATACGGGCGGTCGTCAAGCGGAATTAACGCAGGTTAACCAGCGTCTGCAGGATCTGATCCTGCGTCTTGATGGTCTGGGCGTTAGATTGGTAGTTACGCTGGGCGACGATCATGTCGACCAGCTGCTTGCTCAGATCGACGTTCGAGGCCTCGACCGCGCCACTGGTCAGGTTGCCCAAGCCGCTGGTCCCGGAGGTACCGACGATCGGCTGGCCAGACTTGGCGCTCTCACTCCAGACGTTATTGCCTTCGGAGACCAACCCTTCCGGCGCGGCGAAGTTGGCCATCACGATCTGGCCCAGCAGCTGTTTCTGCTGGTTGGTGTAGCTACCGGTGATGGTGCCGTCGTCGTTGATCTGGTAGCCGGTCAATTCACCCGCCTTGTAGCCATCCTGCGTCTTGGAGGTCACGCCATCTTTACCGGTGTTCTGCTGGCGAGTACCGGTAAAGTCGAGGGTGAAGGTCTGCGCCGGGGCACCGTTGCTGGCGACCATGTTGATCGTTTGCTTGCCACCCTTGATCAGGTTACCGTTGGCGTCGAAGGTCAGCGAGCCGACATCCTGCGGCTTATCGGTAGCCGGTGCCGCGCTATCTACCGCATAGACATGCCATGCGGTCTCCGGTGCAGCCCCAGTGGTGGACTCCCCTTTGACGAAGTAGAGATTCATATTGTGGACGTTGCCCAGCGAATCGTAGGTGGTCATCGAGGTGGCGTAGGTGTACGTGTCGACCTTGTTGGGATCGAACGGTGATGTTTTACTGTCGATCGCCTTATTCGCCGAGTTCAGGTTAAGCACCATGCTGCCCTGAGTCGTGGACTTAGCCGGCATCAGCCCGGTCGGGATCTGGATCGGTACCGGATCGGCGCCCTGCTGAATGGTCGGCGGTGTGCCGGAGGCCGGATAACCGGTCAGGTACATCCCCTGGGCGTTGGTCAGGAATCCCTTGGCATCCTTGGAAAATTGACCGTTACGGGTGTAGTAGACGCTACCGTTGGGATCTTGCATACGGAAGAAGCCCTGGCCGCTGATGGCGACATCCAAACCACGGTTGGTGGTGGTGGTGGTACCATCTTTAAAGTCTTGGTTTACGCTGGCGACGGTCACCCCTAAGCCCACCTTGGAGCCGGCAAACATGTCGGCGAAGGTCACGGAGCCTGATTTGAAGCCCACGGTCTGCGAGTTGGCGATGTTGTTGCCGATGACATCCAGTTGGCTAGAGGCGGCGTTCATGCCGCTGATTGCCTGAGAGAATCCCATAGTAAAATCCTGTCTCTAAGTTCAGTAAAGGCCGGCTCGTCCGGCCGCGATTACAAGATCTGGCGGACATCCGCCAGTGTGGCCGTCCCCGCCAGCCCCAGCTCCAGCAATGCGCCTTTGCTGCTTTGGGTGACCCCATTAACCATGGCGAAATGCAACGGCTGCACCACCACCTGCTGCCCCTGATTACTGGCACTGACGCTGAAGTTATAGGCGCCGTCCGGCACCTCTACACCATCCTCGCCCTTGCCATCCCAGGTGTAGCTGAAGACACCGGCGTTGTGGCTCCCCATATCGATCTGCTTGACCACCTTGCCGGTGTTATCGGTAATGGTGACCACCACGCTCTGAGCGCCGCTCTCCAGCTCGAAACCGAAGGGGGTGGTACTAACCTTTCCTTCCCCCTCGCCTTTCCCCGTCAGAATCGTTTTCCCCGGGATCATCACGCCGTGACCAATCAAGCTAGAGGCTTGCAGCGACTGGTTGCTGTTGATCTGGCTGGAGATGCTGCCCAGGGTGGTGTTCAGTTTTTCGATGCCGCTCACCGTACTGATCTGCGCCAACTGGGTAGTCAGCTCGTTGTTCTGCAACGGGTTGGTCGGATCTTGGTTGCGCAGTTGCGCCACCAGTAACGTCAAGAAGTTATTCTGTAGATCCTGACTGTTATCCGCCACCAACCCATTCTTACTGCTGGCGTTGACGGATGAGCCGGTATTAACCGGATCGTTAAGCGATACGGAAATCGCCATAGCGCCTCCTGTTATTGGCCGAGGGTTAATGTCTTCATCATCAATGATTTAGTGGTGTTCAACACCTCGACGTTAGCCTGATAGCTCCGTGAGGCGGCGATGGAGTTCACCATCTCCCCGACCACGTCGACGTTAGGCATCCGCACATACCCCTTGGCATCGGCCAGCGGGTTACCCGGCTGGTAGACCAGACGATCCGGTGAGGGATCGTCAACCACCTGGCTGACCTGTACGCCACCGATCTCTTCACCCGCGCCCGGCTTCACCTGGAAGACCACCTGCTTAGCGCGATACGGCTCGCCATCGGGACCGGTTACGCTGTCGGCATTCGCCAGGTTACTGGCCGCCACGTTCATGCGTTTGGACTGCGCCGTCAGCGCAGAGCCGGAAATATCAAAAATGGATAAAAGCGACATGGATTACCCCTGTTGCAGCACGGACATCATGCTTTTAATCTGGCCGGTAAGGACGGTGAGATCGGTTTGGTAACGCAGGCTGTTATCGGCAAACTGCGTACGCTCGCGATCCATATCGACGGTATTGCCATCCAATGAGGGCTGATCCGGCACGCGATACAGCAGATCCAGCGTCGGCGGTTGCACTGTCTGCGCCGGGATATGGCGTGCCGAGGTGAGTGAAAGCGCCATGCTGCTGCCGTCAGGACGCCCCTGTTCCAGGATGCGTGACAGCTGTGAGGCAAAATCAATGTCCCGGGCCTGGTAGCCGGGGGTATCCGCGTTGGCGATGTTTGCAGCCAGGATCTCCTGACGCTGCGCGCGCAGATTCAGGGCCTCCTGCTGAAAACGAAACGCGGCATCCAGTTTATCGAGCATACCGTCTCCGCTATCGGTTAGCTGGGATGGCGGAAAGGCTCCCCCACCCTATGTCAATGACAATTTGGAGTGCATAGGATAGGGCCGCTCAGGTAAAGCCGATGGCGAGAATAAGGCGTAAATGGCCTGCTATTTAGCGCCTTTGCTTTTAGCCTGTCCGGGTAAACTAACGCCGCGGGTACAGAAAACACCCTGTGAGTGATGGGGATTTAACCGGGAGAAAAGAGCATGCTGCGACGACTATCGCGCCTGACGGCGCCGCTCGCCGCCACCTTAGGGTTGGTGGTGCCGCTCTGTGACGCGGCAACGACAAGCGCGCCCTTGCAACAAGCGATACAGGCCTACTTTCAGCAACAGTTCCCGGGCGAGACCTACCAGGTACAGGTCCGCATCCTGTCCGAGGCGGAACAGTGGCCCCATTGCCTACAGCCGCAGATTAGCCAACTCGCCTCACCACGCCGTTGGGGGCGTCTCAGCGTATTGGTGCAGTGCCCCGATGAGCGCCGTTATCTCCAAACCGAGGTGCAGGTCACTGGGCGCTATCCCGTTACCGTCAAGGCGTTAAATCGTGGGCAAAACCTCAGCGCGACACAATTTCGTCTGACGCAGGGTCGACTCGACACCCTCCCTCCCGGTACTATTCTCGATCTTACTCGTCTAGAGGGCGCCACCGTCTTACGCAACATCGGCGCCGGGCAACCGATCGCCGCCACCATGGTGCGCCGCACGTGGGTGATCCGCGCAGGGCAACAGGTCCAGATCTTGGCGCAGGGGGACGGCTTCAATGTCAGCAGCGAAGGCCGCGCGATGAACAATGCGGCGCTGGCCGACGTGGTACGCGCACGCACGGCCTCAGGCCAGGTGATCAGCGGCAAAGCCAGCGGTCCAGGGACGCTCTCGGTGACGTTATAATGCTGTTATCCGTGGATTAGGCACAGATGTGTGGTTATTCCGCAGGGATAAAGAGATAAATATCGACACATTTTGGCTAAAGTTATTGATTAATTTGCCGATGGTATAGCTAAAGAAGATAAAGACCGGATAGCCACCCGCCACACTCGGTGGCGTGGTCAACCAGAGAGACCATAACGATGAGCATAGATCGTACTTCCGCGCTGAGTGCCATCAGCCACCTTCAAGCCCGTGAACCCCAGGATGCGGCGCAACAGACCCGCAAGGTCGCCAGCAGCCAGGAAGGCGTTATCGGCACCCAGGTCAAGCTGAGTGACGCCCAGGCTCGCCTGATGCAACCGAATAGCCGCGATATCAACACCACGCGCGTCGAAGCGTTGAAGCAGGCGATCCGCAGCGGGGAACTGAAGATGGATACCGGTAAAATCGCCGACGCCTTGTTGCAGGATACGTTCGCCTATTTAAAGGATAAGTAAGCTTAATGGCAGACACAGTCGTTCACCTGCAACAGATGGTGGAAATCTTGCAGGCCCTCAACGTCACGATGACCCAGGAGCAGCAATTATTGTGCGCCGGTCAAGTCGATGCGGTACGCCTACAGGCCGTGACGTTGGAGAAAGAGAATCAGTTGGCCAATCTGCGCCATCTCGACCAGCGGCGGCGCGATGCCGCTCCCCAGCCACCCTATACCGATCCGCAGCAGGCCGAACTGTGGCAGACCATCCTGACACTGACTCGCCAGCTACATGAGATGAACCAACACAACGGCGAACTGCTCAATCGCCACCTGTCTTACAATCAACAGGCGATGGGTGCGCTACAGAGCCGTCACGGCCAAGCGCTTTATGGACCCGATGGTCAGACCCAGAGTGGCTTGCTCAACGCACGCAAATTACGTATTTAGGCCTTTGCGCCAACACCAGGACTCTCGCCGGAACGCGTGCGCACGGCGCACTCCGCTCTCCGAAGCGACACCCGCTGACTAACCCGGTTAATCGGCGGGTCATCCCACCACTCTGGGGATATCCTCTCCATCGTGCTCCCCGTTTGCTAGGCGATGCTCCGCATCTACATCTACGCCAGCACCAGCACCAGCACCAGCACCAGCTTGCCTCGTGACGTGGCCACGGGGAATCGGGCGATGTCAGTCTATCGAGCCGTCGATCATCACACGATTGAGGTCATACGAGAGAAAGGGTTTCCCCGCAGGGTGGGGAGAGGGCGTGTTAGCCTGCGGCGAGTCGAGTACCACATGCCCCGCTAAACGCGGGGCTCAGGATGGCTGTACTCAGTGATAATTGACGATGACCTGTTGGCTCACCACGTTAATCGGCGGGTAGATAGCGCCCTTCCCGGCGACCCACATCACCACCCGCAGCGTGCTGTCGGCGGGCTCACCGCGCAATCCCAGCGAGCGCCCCGATAATCCGTCCAACGCCATGCAACGCCGCGTCGTGCACAGTTGCAGCGTCAGCCCCGTCGGCGCGGGGCTCAACAGCGAGATCTGCCACACCACATCGTCGATGCGTGCCCCGGCGGGAACCTGCCCGGCTAAGGGCGCCAAGGGCGGTTGGTTAGCGACCACCCCCTGCTGGCTGAGCTGCAAACCGCTGCTATCCGCCGACCAACTGCCACCGGCGGCGGCCCAAGCCGTCGCCAGCCATCCCCAGATGAACAAGGCGATCAACGGGCGCATTGCTTACTCCGCCCCACCGATGGTCGAGGTCATACGGATCTGGCGATTGTCGCTGATCTCCAAGTTAGAGAGCACCGCCAGTTGGGGCAAGGAGCGGTGCAGGAAGCGCGCCAGTAGCGGACGTAGCGCATGGTTGACCAACAGCACCGGCGGCGCACCGAGTAATTCTTGGCGCTGTAACGCTTGACGTGCCTGCTCCAACAGGCGATCCGCCAGGCCTGGCTCCAAGCCGCCACCGCCCTGTAGGGCCTGTAACAGCAAACGCTCCAATGGCGTATCCAAGCCGATAACCTGGATCTCACCCTCTCCGGGGAACCACTGCTGGCTAATGGCACGCCCCAACGCCACACGTACCAGCGCGGTCAGCTCATAGGGATCCTTCTGGATCGGTGCGTGCTCCGCCAACGTCTCGATGATGGTGCGCATGTCGCGAATCGACACCTTCTCGGCCAACAGATTTTGTAGCACCTTATGCAGGATGGTCAGCGTCACCACCCCTGGAATAAAGTCTTCCGTCAGCTTCGGCATCTCGTGCGAGACGCGATCCATCAGCTGT contains the following coding sequences:
- a CDS encoding flagellar protein FlhE, whose protein sequence is MRPLIALFIWGWLATAWAAAGGSWSADSSGLQLSQQGVVANQPPLAPLAGQVPAGARIDDVVWQISLLSPAPTGLTLQLCTTRRCMALDGLSGRSLGLRGEPADSTLRVVMWVAGKGAIYPPINVVSQQVIVNYH
- a CDS encoding flagella synthesis protein FlgN; its protein translation is MADTVVHLQQMVEILQALNVTMTQEQQLLCAGQVDAVRLQAVTLEKENQLANLRHLDQRRRDAAPQPPYTDPQQAELWQTILTLTRQLHEMNQHNGELLNRHLSYNQQAMGALQSRHGQALYGPDGQTQSGLLNARKLRI